The Aquitalea magnusonii region CAGATTGATCAGGCTGTCCAGCTTGCCGGCTTCCACCTTGATGAAGCGGCTTTCGCTGCTGCGGGTGGTTTTGCCCTCGCTATCGGCGGGCGGATTGGCCATGGCGGTTGGCACCAGGGGCTCTGCCGTGCAGGGTGGCTCATCCGGCGTGGTGGCGGCTGTTTCCCCGGCGGGCTGCGGCTCTGGCAACAGCCCCCACTGCTGCCAGAGTTGACGGCTGCATTGCTGCTCGGCCGCATCGCCCAGTGACAGTGCTTGTGCCAGATGCTGCTCCAGTTGTGTACGCGGGCTGATGATGAACTGGCTGCCTTCGCTGGCGAAGGCAAACACCCCGTCCAGTTGTTCTGCATCCACCGCGCCGTAAAACTGCAGCTCCAGCCGCAGGTAATTGCGTTCCGGGTCGAAATGCTCATCGGCGGGCAAGCTGCTGCTGCGGCTGGCAATGGTCTTTATTTCGCCCAGCGTGGCCAGGTAGCGGATGAAGGACGCCGGGTCCATGCCATTGCGCAGGACATCCGGGCCAAAGCGCAGTGTCAGCAGCCAGTCGCTGCTAGGCAGCGGTGGGTGGGTTTCGTCTGTGCTGGCGGATGGCGGCGGCTCAGCCTGCAAGCGCTGTGCCATTTCGGCCTCGATGGCGGCGGCTTCGCCAGCCGGTAGCGGCTGGCCTGCTTCCAGCGCGGCCAGTTGCGCCTTGACGTGGTCGTGGCTGCGCAGCAGCAGGCCGCTGAGTTCTGCATCCAGTTGCAGCTTGCCATCGCGCAACTGGTCCAGCAGGTTTTCTGCCTGGTGGCTGAAGTGGACGATGTCATCCAGTCCGAACAGGCCGGCCGAACCCTTGATGGTGTGCATGCAGCGGAACAGTGCCCCTAGCTGTTCGGCGGTGATGCTGTCGGCTTCGGCTTCCAGCAGGATGCTTTCCATCTCTTGCAGCAGTTCGGCAGATTCCAGCAGGAAGGACTGCATGGCCTGTTCAAGATTCATCGCCATGCTCCACACAAGCTTGTAACTGATCAAACCCCATCAGTTGCAGAAAGCTGCTGACGGTCTGGCTGGGTTGGTACAGCCGTAGCGGGTGGCCTTGCTGTTGCATGGCGGCCTGCAGCCATAGCAGTACCTGGACACCGGCACAGTCGATTTCGCTGACTTGCGACAGCTCCAGTGCCAGCTCCGGGTGTTGCTGCAGCGCGTCGGCCAGTTGCTGGTGCAAGGCCACCGCCTGGTAGATGGTCTGTTCACCAGACAGCGAGAGCAGATGGGACATGGCGGGCCTCAGCGTTGGGTGAGGCGGGCCACCACGGCCAGCAGGTGGGAAGGCTCGAACGGCTTGACAATCCAGCTGCAGCCGCCTTTTTGCTGGCCCAACTGTTGCAGGTGGGGCGCACCCTGCGTGGTCAGCATCACCACCGGTATTTGCCGGTGGGACGGATGCTGACGAATGTGATCGAGCAGGCCAAAACCATCCAGCACCGGCATATTGAGGTCGGTGATGATCAGGTCGATCCGGTGCTGCTCCAGCATGGCCAGCGCCTGCTGGCCATCGGCAGCCTGAATGACATGATGACCGGCACCTTCCAGTGTCATCTTGATCACCAGCCGCAAGCTGGTGGAGTCATCGACAATCAGTATGGTCTTGCTCATATTCCCCCCCTTGTCATGCTTGCCATGGGCCTGCAGGCTGGCCACTACACCCAGCAACTGTGGCGGATGGTCGTTTATGCGGCTGTGGCAGCCGTTTTTTGTCATCACGACATCGGTTTGATGTTCTTGTTTTCTAGTTGCTGGGTGAATTGAATGCAAACGGCAAACTGCGGCCAGGGGGCGATTGTGTGCAGACCGCTGTGCTGGAGCAGCAATAAAAAACCGGCCACGCGGGCCGGTTGCAGAGGCAGCTAGCTGGTCTGTCTAGCCGGGAAACAACAGCGGGTTGAGCCCGCTGCGGGCAAAGCCCTGTTCCTCCAGCGCGGCATCCAGCGCCAGACTGGCCAGGTCGTCGGCCACCGCTTCGGCCTGCTGGTCCTTGTCCAGCGCCAGGATTTTCAGATAGCTGCCGCAGTCGCCACAGGATTCGCCACGCACGGCAGCATGCGCGTCCTGCAGCGACCAGTAGCCGATGTCGCGGGTGGCTTCGCAGTTGCTGCACTTGGCGCGCACCATATGCCACTCGCTTTCGCACAGGCTGCAGTGCAGGTAGCGCAGACCGGCCTCATTACCCTGGCGTACCACGCTGGCCACCGGCGCACTGGCACAGACCGGACACAGATGACGCGCATCGCCCGGTTCGGCCACGGCAGCCACCTGCAACTGGCTGGCCAACTGGCTGAAGTACACCGACAAGGCCGCCCAGATGAAGGGCGCTTGCGCGCTATCCACCGCGGTCAGATCACCGCAGAGCAGTGACTGGGCTGCCTGTTCATGCTGCTCTGCCGGTGCGGCCAGCAACTGCGCCAGCACCTGCTGCACGGCTGCACTGGCACCGTCCGCCAGTTGTGTACACAGGGCAAGCAGCACCTGCAGCCACTGCGCGTCACGTTGCCAGGCCATGGCCCCCAAGGGCGGCAGGCCGTGCTCGGCACATTGCTGGAAATAGGCCTCCCGCACGGGCAGCAACACCGGCTGGCTGTGTACCAACTGGTGTTGCGCCTGGGCAATGCGGCTGGCCAGTTGCAGGTAATCGGCCATCACATGGCCGGCAGCCAACTGCTGCAGCCGCGCCGCGCGCTGACGATACAGCGTGGCGGGCTGCGGCAGCAGCAGCGGGGTGATGTCCAGGCTGGCTGCCTGCCGTTCGGCCAATTGCTCGACCGGAACAATGCGTATGCTCATGGCTTGTGCTTGTCTCCTGTCATTTCACGATACCAGCGCGGGTGATGCTTCTTGGCCCAGGCATGGGTGACCACGCCTTCCACCATGGCGCGGATGGTGCCGCGCACCCAGATGGCGGCGTACACATGCACGATGATGCCGGCAATCAGCGCCAGTGCGCTCCAGGCATGCAGCAGCAGGGCAATGCGCACCACATCAATGGGGAAGGAGTAGGCAAAGTAGGGCCGCCAGATGACGACACCGGTGCAAATCAGCACCAGCAGGCAGCCCGTCATCAGCCAGAACATGCCTTTCTGGCCACCGTTGTACTTGCCGGTATCGCCTACCTCATGCCCGGCCAGCACCGACTTCACCGATTTCATCCACTTGATGTCTTCCTGGTCGATGAAGTTGTGCTGCCAGTAACGGAAGAACTGGCGGGCAAAACCGACAAACATCAGCACGCCGACAAAGGGGTGGATGATGCGCGCCAGTTGCGGCGTGCCAAACACCCCGGTGAGCCAGAAGAAGGCCGGGTAGAAAAAGGCCAGGCCGGAGATGGCCAGCAACAGGAAACACAGCGCCACGATCCAGTGGTTGATGCGTTCCGCCGCGCTGTAGCGCTTGATCAGCTTTTCCTTGCTCATGCCTTGTCCTCCTCTTCGTCATCTTCGGCCTTGTTGGGGCCGACGCCGATGTAGTGGAAGAAGCCGAACAGCACCGAAGCGGCCAGGCCGATGGTGGACAACGGCTTGAGAATGCCCTTCCACAGGCTGACCACCGGGCTGATCTGCGGGTCCTTCTTCAGCCCGTGGTACAGCTCGGGCTGATCGGCATGGTGCAGCACATACATCACATGGGTGCCGCCCACGCCTTGCGGATCGTACAGCCCGGCATTGGCATAGCCACGGGTTTTCAGCTCCTCCACCCGTTCCTGTGCGTATTCCTTCATGTCCTCCTTGCTGCCAAAGCGGATGGCGCCGGTGGGACAGGTTTTCACACAGGCCGGCTCCTGCCCCACGCTTACCCGGTCGGAACACAAGGTACATTTGTAGGCCTTGTTATCCTTCTGGTTGATGCGCGGCACATTGAACGGACAGCCGGCAATGCAATAGCCGCAGCCAATGCAGTGCTCGGACTGGAAGTCCACGATGCCGTTGGCGTACTGGATGATGGCACCGGGCGAAGGACAGGCTTTCAGGCAGCCGGGGTCGGCGCAGTGCATGCAGCCGTCCTTGCGGATCAGCCATTCCAGCTTGCCGTTCTGCTCGGTTTCGCTGTAACGCATCACCGTCCAGCTTTCGGCGGACAGGTCGGCCGGGTTGTCGTACACCCCGACATTGCTGCCCACCTCGTCGCGCAGGTCATTCCACTCCGAACAGGCCACCTGACAGGCCTTGCAGCCGATGCAGGTGGACACGTCGATCAGCTTGGCCACTTCCGCCTTGTGCTCGCGCGCAATCGGCGGCTGGGTGGGGCTGGCGGAGCGGCGCAGGATATCTTGCGATTGCAGTGACATGGTCGCTCCTTAGGCTTTCTCAACGTTGACGAGGAAGGACTTGAACTCCGGCGTCTGGGTATTGGCATCCCCGACAAACGGCGTCAGCGTGTTGGCGATGAAGCCCTTCTTGGCCACGCCTTCAAAGCCCCAGTGAATCGGCACGCCAATATGGTGTACCTGCTGGCCGTTCACCTTCAGCGCCTTGATGCGCTTGGTTACTACCGCCTTGGCCTTGATATAGCCGCGCTGCGATGACACCTTCACCAGATCACCATGGGCAATGCCTTTTTCCTTGGCCAGTTCCTCGCCGATTTCCACAAACTGTTCCGGCTGCATGATGGCGTTCAGCCGCGCATGCTTGGTCCAGTAATGGAAGTGCTCGGTCAGGCGGTAGGTGGTAGCAGCGTAGGGGAACTGCTGATGCTGACCCAGTTGCGCCTTGTCGTCCTTGAACAGCCGGGCGGCCGGGTTGGAAATCACCTTGGGATGCAGCGGGTTGGTGCCAAGCGGCGTCTCGAACGGCTCGTAATGCTCAGGGAACGGCCCTTCAGCCATCTTGTCCAGCGCAAACAGGCGTCCCAGCCCTTCCGGCTGCATGATGAAGGGTGCCATGGCGCTGCCTGGCGGTTCGTCAGCCTTGAAGTCCGGCACGTCCACACCCACCCACTTTTCGCCATTCCACTTGATCAGCGTGCGTTTCTTGTCCCATGGCGTGCCATCCGGTTTGCAGGAGGCGCGGTTGTACAGGATGCGGCGGTTGGCCGGCCACGCCCAGGCCCAGCCCAGGGTGTTGCCAAGGCCGGACGGGTCGCTGTTGTCGCGCCGTGCCATCTGGTTGCCGGCCTGGGTCCAGCTACCGGCAAAAATCCAGCAACCGGAGGCGGTGCTGCCATCGGCCTGCAGCAGGGCAAAGCCAGGCAATAGCTCGCCCTTTTTCGCCAGAAACTGGCCGGGGTTTTTCGGATCGGGCAGATCAGCCAGCGCCTTGCCGTTCAGCTCCTTGGCCAGCTCTTCCGGCTTGGGCTCGTGCGGGTCGCCATAAGCCCAGGACAGGCTGTTGATGGCATCCGGGAAGGTGCCGCCATCCTTGGCATACATGGCTTTGAGCTTGAGGAAGATGCCGGCCAGGATTTGCGGGTCGGTCATGGCTTCGCCAGGGCCTTCCGCACCCTTCCAGTGCCATTGCAGCCAGCGGCCGGAATTGACGATGGAGCCGTCTTCCTCGGCAAAACAGGTGGTGGGCAGGCGGAATACTTCGGTCTGGATCTTGGCCGGATCGACATCGTTCTGCTCACCGTGGTTCTGCCAGAAGGTGGAGGTTTCCGTCACCAGCGGGTCCATGATCACCAGGAACTTCAGTCGCGACAGCGAAGCCACGATCTTGTTCTTGTTGGGGAAGGAGGCCACCGGGTTGAAGCCCTGGCAGAAGTAACCGTTCACCTTGCCCTGGTGCATCAGCTCGAAGTACTGCAGCACGTCGTAGCCCTTGTCCCACTTGGGCAGCCAGTCATAGCCCCAGTTGTTGTCTGCCGTGGCCTTGTCACCCCACATCGCCTTCATGAAGGAGATAAAGAACTTGGGGTAGTTCTGCCAGTAGTTCATCTGGCCGTCGGCCAGCGGCTTGCTGGTGTATTTGCTCAGATAGCTGTCCAGCGTCGGCTCTTTTTCCGACGGCATGGTCATATAGCCCGGCAGGCTGGTGGAGAGCAGGCCCAGGTCGGTCAGACCCTGGATATTGGAGTGGCCACGCAGCGCATTGATGCCACCACCGGCCATGCCCATATTGCCCAGCAATAGCTGGATCATCGCCATGGTGCGGATGTTTTGCGCGCCAATGGAATGCTGGGTCCAACCCAGGGCATACAGGAAGGAGGTGGTCTTGTCCGGCGCACTGGTTTCGGCCAGATAAGAGCAAATGGCTTCAAAAGCCGCCTTGGGCGTGCCGCAGATGTTTTCCACCACATCGGCGGTGTAGCGCGACACATGTTGTTTGAGCAGGTTGATCACGCAACGCGGGTCGCTCAGCGTGTCGTCGCGTTTGGCCATGCCCTTCTCATCCAACTGGTAGGCCCAGGTGGATTTGTCGTACTTGCGTTTTTCCGCGTCGTAACCGCTAAACAGGCCGTCTTCAAAGGTGAAGTCCGGGTGTACCAGCAGTGCCGCATTGGTATAGGCGAGCGTGTATTCCTTGTTGTATTTGCCGGTTTCCAGCAAATGGCGGATCACGCCGGACAACAGGGTAATGTCCGTGCCGGTGCGGATGGGCGCGTAGAAGTCTGCCACCGAGGCAGTACGGGTAAAGCGCGGGTCGATAACCAGCAGCTTGGCCTTGTTGCGGGTCTTGGCCTCAATAGCCCAGCGGAAGCCAACCGGGTGTGCTTCGGCGGCATTGCCACCCATCACCACGATCAGATTGGCGTTCTTGATGTCGACCCAATGGTTTGTCATGGCACCGCGACCAAATGTTGGGGCAAGACTTGCCACCGTTGGTCCGTGTCATACACGCGCCTGATTGTCGACAGCCAGCATGCCCAGGCTGCGAGTGAATTTGTGGGTCAGCCAGCCAGCTTCATTACTGGAGGCCGAAGCGGCCAGAAAACCGGTGGACAGCCAGCGGTTTACCGTCACGCCATCCGCGTTCTTGGCGATGAAATTGGCGTCGCGGTCCTGCTTGATGTGCTTGGCGATGCGGGCGAACGCCTCATCCCAGCTGATGCGCTTCCATTCATTGCTGCCGGCTTCCCGTACTTCCGGGTACTTCAGGCGGTTGGGGCTGTGGATGAAATCCACCAGGCCTGCGCCCTTGGGACAGAGTGCGCCGCGGTTGACCGGATGATCCGGATCGCCTTCGATATGAAAGATTTCGGACTTGGCGTTTTTGGCGCCATCGCCCAGGCCGTACATGAGAATGCCACAGCCTACCGAGCAGTAAGGACAGGTGTTGCGGGTTTCACTGGCACGCAGCAGCTTGTAGCTGCGTACATCGGCCATGGCCTTTTCCGGCAATAAACCCAGTGTTGCAATCGTAGAACCTGCCATACCCCCGGCGCACAGCTTGAAGAACTGCCGCCGATTGACCTGCATGGAGGGGCTCCTTGTGAGGAATGGAGTAAAGGCTTTCCAGATCTCGTGTCCCAGACAACCGCCACGCGGCGCACAGAGACGGACACAGGAAAGACTGGCCTGAACAACCGGACGGTTGTAGCCTGCATGCATTATCGTCAGCTATTTGCCCAAGCTCAAATAGCAGATGCCAATTTACCCATTGAGAATGCAAATTGATGAGCGCAGACCAGCCCCCTGCATTCCCCCCGCAGCTTACGGTGCAACGCCAGCAATGGCAGGTCGGGCAGCCCTTGCAGTCCCGTGACGACGTGCTTGCCTGCGAAATTCCCGTTGCCCTGGTTTACAACGGCTTGGCCCATGTGGTGATGATGGCCAGCCCGCAGCAACTGGAAGACTTTGCCCGCGGTTTTACCCTGGCAGAGGGCATTGCCCGTCAACTGGCCGACATCTACGACATCGAGGTGCGAGAAGTTGCCAGTGGCATTGAAGTACATGTCGAACTGGCCAGCGCCTGCTTTGCCGCCCTCAAGGAACGGCGACGCCAACTGGCAGGCCGCACCGGCTGCGGTCTGTGCGGCGTGGAGCAACTGGCCGAAGTCTTCCGCCCGCTGTTAGCGCTGCCCGATAGCGTCCG contains the following coding sequences:
- a CDS encoding STAS domain-containing protein encodes the protein MSHLLSLSGEQTIYQAVALHQQLADALQQHPELALELSQVSEIDCAGVQVLLWLQAAMQQQGHPLRLYQPSQTVSSFLQLMGFDQLQACVEHGDES
- a CDS encoding response regulator; translation: MTKNGCHSRINDHPPQLLGVVASLQAHGKHDKGGNMSKTILIVDDSTSLRLVIKMTLEGAGHHVIQAADGQQALAMLEQHRIDLIITDLNMPVLDGFGLLDHIRQHPSHRQIPVVMLTTQGAPHLQQLGQQKGGCSWIVKPFEPSHLLAVVARLTQR
- the fdhE gene encoding formate dehydrogenase accessory protein FdhE, translating into MSIRIVPVEQLAERQAASLDITPLLLPQPATLYRQRAARLQQLAAGHVMADYLQLASRIAQAQHQLVHSQPVLLPVREAYFQQCAEHGLPPLGAMAWQRDAQWLQVLLALCTQLADGASAAVQQVLAQLLAAPAEQHEQAAQSLLCGDLTAVDSAQAPFIWAALSVYFSQLASQLQVAAVAEPGDARHLCPVCASAPVASVVRQGNEAGLRYLHCSLCESEWHMVRAKCSNCEATRDIGYWSLQDAHAAVRGESCGDCGSYLKILALDKDQQAEAVADDLASLALDAALEEQGFARSGLNPLLFPG
- a CDS encoding formate dehydrogenase subunit gamma; the protein is MSKEKLIKRYSAAERINHWIVALCFLLLAISGLAFFYPAFFWLTGVFGTPQLARIIHPFVGVLMFVGFARQFFRYWQHNFIDQEDIKWMKSVKSVLAGHEVGDTGKYNGGQKGMFWLMTGCLLVLICTGVVIWRPYFAYSFPIDVVRIALLLHAWSALALIAGIIVHVYAAIWVRGTIRAMVEGVVTHAWAKKHHPRWYREMTGDKHKP
- the fdxH gene encoding formate dehydrogenase subunit beta — its product is MSLQSQDILRRSASPTQPPIAREHKAEVAKLIDVSTCIGCKACQVACSEWNDLRDEVGSNVGVYDNPADLSAESWTVMRYSETEQNGKLEWLIRKDGCMHCADPGCLKACPSPGAIIQYANGIVDFQSEHCIGCGYCIAGCPFNVPRINQKDNKAYKCTLCSDRVSVGQEPACVKTCPTGAIRFGSKEDMKEYAQERVEELKTRGYANAGLYDPQGVGGTHVMYVLHHADQPELYHGLKKDPQISPVVSLWKGILKPLSTIGLAASVLFGFFHYIGVGPNKAEDDEEEDKA
- the fdnG gene encoding formate dehydrogenase-N subunit alpha; this encodes MQVNRRQFFKLCAGGMAGSTIATLGLLPEKAMADVRSYKLLRASETRNTCPYCSVGCGILMYGLGDGAKNAKSEIFHIEGDPDHPVNRGALCPKGAGLVDFIHSPNRLKYPEVREAGSNEWKRISWDEAFARIAKHIKQDRDANFIAKNADGVTVNRWLSTGFLAASASSNEAGWLTHKFTRSLGMLAVDNQARVUHGPTVASLAPTFGRGAMTNHWVDIKNANLIVVMGGNAAEAHPVGFRWAIEAKTRNKAKLLVIDPRFTRTASVADFYAPIRTGTDITLLSGVIRHLLETGKYNKEYTLAYTNAALLVHPDFTFEDGLFSGYDAEKRKYDKSTWAYQLDEKGMAKRDDTLSDPRCVINLLKQHVSRYTADVVENICGTPKAAFEAICSYLAETSAPDKTTSFLYALGWTQHSIGAQNIRTMAMIQLLLGNMGMAGGGINALRGHSNIQGLTDLGLLSTSLPGYMTMPSEKEPTLDSYLSKYTSKPLADGQMNYWQNYPKFFISFMKAMWGDKATADNNWGYDWLPKWDKGYDVLQYFELMHQGKVNGYFCQGFNPVASFPNKNKIVASLSRLKFLVIMDPLVTETSTFWQNHGEQNDVDPAKIQTEVFRLPTTCFAEEDGSIVNSGRWLQWHWKGAEGPGEAMTDPQILAGIFLKLKAMYAKDGGTFPDAINSLSWAYGDPHEPKPEELAKELNGKALADLPDPKNPGQFLAKKGELLPGFALLQADGSTASGCWIFAGSWTQAGNQMARRDNSDPSGLGNTLGWAWAWPANRRILYNRASCKPDGTPWDKKRTLIKWNGEKWVGVDVPDFKADEPPGSAMAPFIMQPEGLGRLFALDKMAEGPFPEHYEPFETPLGTNPLHPKVISNPAARLFKDDKAQLGQHQQFPYAATTYRLTEHFHYWTKHARLNAIMQPEQFVEIGEELAKEKGIAHGDLVKVSSQRGYIKAKAVVTKRIKALKVNGQQVHHIGVPIHWGFEGVAKKGFIANTLTPFVGDANTQTPEFKSFLVNVEKA
- the fdhD gene encoding formate dehydrogenase accessory sulfurtransferase FdhD, giving the protein MSADQPPAFPPQLTVQRQQWQVGQPLQSRDDVLACEIPVALVYNGLAHVVMMASPQQLEDFARGFTLAEGIARQLADIYDIEVREVASGIEVHVELASACFAALKERRRQLAGRTGCGLCGVEQLAEVFRPLLALPDSVRLGLPALNLALQAMPAQQLLSQATGCAHAAAWLDLEGRLLQVCEDVGRHVALDKLIGCRALSNWGAGAALVTSRASYEMVQKAAAAGIEILVAVAAPTALAVQMAEQYGLTLLGFARPGRVNVYTHPQRLLCQTT